The nucleotide window GTTGGTATGACATAGTAAAATTTTATAATAAGTGGTGGTGTCCTTATTAGAAAAAGGAAATAAGGTCGCCTCCCGATTGGGTAGGTCAGAAAAGTCTTGAAGGATTGTTGTCTGTTGTACAGGTAGCGGCTAAGACCGGCAAAGGTTATCGAATCGCCAATTCGGTGGCATTGTCGAAGAAGTGTTGCTTCGTTAGGTCAAATACCAAGTTAATGCCAGACCCTACTTCTGGAAGCTCTTGTGGATCAATCCGTGCAACAAGAGCACCATCTTTACTTCCGGCATAGATAAACGTTTCGTTCCCCATCGGCTCCACCACATCCAAGGTTAGTGGTCCTACGGCAGCTGTTTCATTCTCAGTAAGCACGCGATCAGCCACATAAATATCTTCTGGCCGAATGCCGAGGGTAACAGACTTGCCAATATAGGCGGCCAAGGCGCTATCGTGGGCACGGCCTACGGGCAAATGTATTGTTCCTTGCTCAGACCGGAAAACAAGAACGCCCTCCCGTTCAACCGTTCCTGTAATAAAATTCATTGCAGGTGAGCCAATAAATCCAGCAACAAACTTATTTGCTGGTTTGTTATATAAATTTAGCGGCGTATCCAACTGCATAATATGTCCATCTTTCATGACGACAATGCGGCTCCCCATTGTCATTGCCTCGACTTGATCATGGGTTACATAAACCATTGTTGTACCCAACTGGCGGTGCAATTTTGATATTTCTGCCCGCATTTGCACGCGCAGTTTCGCATCTAAGTTAGAAAGAGGCTCATCAAATAAAAACACCTTCGGCTTCCGAACAATGGCACGTCCAACCGCAACTCGTTGGCGTTGTCCACCGGAGAGTTCCTTGGGCTTTCGATCAAGCATACTTTCGATCCCCAAAATCTTTGCAGCATTTTGCACCCGTTCATGGATTTCAGCTTTGTCGAATTTGCGCAACTTCAACCCAAAAGCCATATTTTCATAGACCGTCATATGCGGGTAGAGGGCATAGTTCTGGAACACCATTGCAATATCACGGTCTTTGGGCGCAAT belongs to Rhodothermia bacterium and includes:
- the ugpC gene encoding sn-glycerol-3-phosphate ABC transporter ATP-binding protein UgpC — protein: MARVELQDIKKQYENGYVAVHGANFTIEDGEFMVLVGPSGCGKSTTLRMIAGLETISSGTLRIGNTMVNDIAPKDRDIAMVFQNYALYPHMTVYENMAFGLKLRKFDKAEIHERVQNAAKILGIESMLDRKPKELSGGQRQRVAVGRAIVRKPKVFLFDEPLSNLDAKLRVQMRAEISKLHRQLGTTMVYVTHDQVEAMTMGSRIVVMKDGHIMQLDTPLNLYNKPANKFVAGFIGSPAMNFITGTVEREGVLVFRSEQGTIHLPVGRAHDSALAAYIGKSVTLGIRPEDIYVADRVLTENETAAVGPLTLDVVEPMGNETFIYAGSKDGALVARIDPQELPEVGSGINLVFDLTKQHFFDNATELAIR